The following proteins are encoded in a genomic region of Chaetodon auriga isolate fChaAug3 chromosome 8, fChaAug3.hap1, whole genome shotgun sequence:
- the LOC143325050 gene encoding uncharacterized protein LOC143325050 produces MSEDSSSDDEWCVSSKRKCWECGKKFSSITSLMSHYKSHNIKATCHICKITFRRLTSLSTHLDNAHSPPLCKKCHQSFSNVWELNKHAETHCMGSVPFQEAPSLISAVLHQSQNSDNFSNETAQQTTNSALRGLVSESKAQPRIEMKPGRPETSENSVEYIVGEDDKDIDMESEKADESTSSESDDEDKTRSKSADLCPDDPESDGGSNSSSTDCSSDSSNSPHSKNTPAVLPSVNSSMCASCGRGPFRSMKLHLLHCSGIRVKYQCSLCKELFLTETSLNEHYMPLYSCNICGQVFSHENSYHHHQCPKGSKPPLVLFCSESMPQACNICKSFFTSEKTLLNHVTRVHTSVVSTKVCIITNPSVLTDKKVSPGVPGTAAQLAIGSPSVFNQVINGKLRVGQTYAGSLSSVVKSSSHTGRPAPIPLASAAAPVGFVKDGAPGQPTDQPLNCLPAPLFVPAPSATDTTPAAVASDPVSPQMPTIMAMFENDSQDVALMKRMNTGWRFKAPHPCRQCGAILRQPSLIISHRYLHRGHRSHQCQCGRAFKHRLHLLRHCVQHAETVSYICVSCGETFTGAKLIAEHMKGKSQKKSNSGRKWKCKVKRKCRMPFTCDCGQLFFRPSAYIWHQLQNRTKTKRLRKPLK; encoded by the coding sequence ATGTCTGAAGACTCGAGCAGCGATGATGAATGGTGTGTATCATCAAAAAGGAAGTGTTGGGAATGTGGCAAAAAATTCAGCAGCATAACAAGCTTGATGTCTCACTACAAAAGCCACAATATCAAAGCCACCTGCCACATCTGCAAGATTACTTTCCGACGCCTGACGTCACTCTCCACGCACCTAGATAATGCACACTCGCCACCTCTCTGCAAGAAGTGCCATCAGTCTTTCAGTAATGTGTGGGAGTTGAACAAGCATGCAGAGACGCATTGCATGGGCTCGGTGCCATTTCAAGAAGCTCCCTCTTTGATTTCAGCAGTCCTACACCAGAGTCAGAACAGTGACAACTTTTCTAATGAGACTGCACAGCAAACCACAAACTCAGCACTGCGTGGCTTAGTGTCAGAGTCGAAAGCTCAGCCAAGAATTGAGATGAAGCCTGGGAGACCTGAGACATCTGAAAACAGTGTGGAGTATATAGTGGGTGAAGATGACAAAGATATTGACATGGAAAGTGAAAAGGCAGATGAATCAACAAGCTCAGAGTCTGACGATGAAGATAAGACACGCTCTAAATCTGCAGACTTGTGTCCAGATGATCCAGAATCAGATGGTGGCTCGAACTCAAGTTCAACTGATTGTTCCAGTGACTCTTCTAACAGTCCGCACTCTAAAAACACCCCAGCAGTCCTCCCCAGTGTTAATAGTTCAATGTGTGCTTCATGTGGTAGAGGGCCATTTAGGTCTATGAAGCTCCATTTGCTGCACTGTAGTGGTATAAGGGTGAAATATCAGTGTTCACTGTGCAAAGAGCTCTTTCTAACTGAGACGTCTCTTAATGAACACTACATGCCTTTGTATTCCTGTAACATCTGTGGCCAAGTTTTCTCTCACGAGAACTCGTACCATCACCACCAGTGTCCCAAAGGAAGCAAGCCACCTTTGGTCCTCTTTTGCTCCGAGTCAATGCCACAAGCATGTAACATATGCAAATCCTTCTTCACCTCTGAGAAAACTTTGTTAAACCATGTCACCAGAGTTCACACGTCGGTGGTCAGCACCAAGGTGTGCATCATTACCAATCCATCAGTGCTGACTGATAAAAAGGTTTCACCAGGTGTCCCTGGTACAGCAGCCCAGTTAGCAATCGGTAGTCCGAGTGTTTTCAATCAGGTCATTAATGGAAAGCTCCGTGTGGGCCAAACCTATGCAGGGtcactgtcctctgttgtgaaGTCCTCCTCCCACACAGGCAGACCTGCCCCGATACCTTTGGcgtctgctgctgcacctgttgGATTTGTGAAAGACGGCGCCCCAGGTCAGCCAACCGACCAGCCTTTAAACTGTCTTCCTGCACCTTTATTTGTCCCTGCCCCCAGTGCCACTGACACAACTCCAGCCGCTGTGGCCTCTGACCCTGTCTCCCCACAAATGCCCACTATTATGGCCATGTTTGAGAACGACAGCCAGGACGTGGCTTTGATGAAACGCATGAACACAGGCTGGCGCTTCAAGGCACCGCACCCTTGCAGGCAGTGTGGTGCCATCTTGAGGCAGCCCTCCCTCATCATCAGCCACCGCTACCTGCACCGAGGCCACCGCTCACACCAGTGCCAGTGTGGCCGAGCCTTTAAGCACCGGCTGCACCTCCTGCGACATTGTGTGCAACATGCGGAGACAGTAAGCTACATCTGCGTCAGCTGTGGGGAGACTTTCACAGGAGCAAAACTCATAGCCGAGCACATGAAGGGCAAGTCACAGAAAAAATCCAATTCTGGACGTAAATGGAAATGTAAAGTTAAGAGAAAGTGCAGAATGCCATTCACATGTGACTGTGGACAACTATTCTTTAGGCCTTCGGCTTACATATGGCACCAACttcaaaacaggacaaaaacaaaacgacTGAGGAAGCCCTTGAAATGA